CATTTGATCCTGCGACACGTGTCCGAACCCGACCACGTCTGGGCATGGTCAACCTGGCGTCGACGACGCCAACACCAAGCCCGAACCAGCCACTATCGCACCCGCGGCCACCCACCCCATGTGCCGTTGCAGTACTAGGGCTCTACATGAACAAGGCCGCGACGACGTTCGACCCCGCCGGGGTCTTCGCCGGCATCATCATCCTGCTCTGCTTCATCCTCGTCGTGAAGTTCTTCATCAGCGTCGCTGAGAAACGAGTCCTGCGTTGGCACTCCAGCCTGCGGGACGGCCAGTAACCACTTCCGGAAGGTGCACCGTGAGGCGCTATACCCGACCATCCCTCGTAGTGGCAGCGGCGACCGCGATCCTCGGTCTGCTCGTGGCCTGTAACCCGGCGGCGCCCGGCCAGGGCAAGGAGTTCAAGGGCGGGTCCGTCCGGCTCGCGCAACCGCTGGTCAACCTCAGCTATCTGTCCATCGACACGGCACGCGCGAACAAGACGTTCGCCGACAACGACGTCAAGGTGAAGTGGGCGCTCGCCTCCGGCGGCGACTCGTCCATCCTCGCCGCGCTGAGCGCGGGCGACGTGCAGTTCGCCGCCGTCGGCACGGAGGCCGCACTGGCCGCGGTGGACAAGGGCCAGGAGTACAAGCTCGTCTACTGCGTGAACTCCTCGCTCTCGCAGGAGCTGGTCGTCTCCAAGCGGTGGCTGAAGAAGGCGGGCGTCAGCCCGGACGACCCGGTGGAGAAGCGGCTGGCCGCGTTGAAGGGCGCGACGATCGGCGTCAGTGCGCTCGGCGGGCTACAGGACCAGCTCGCGCAGTACTACCTGGACAAGGGCGGGGTGTCGGAGAGCGACGCACGGATCGCGAAGATCGGCCCGCCGCCGGCGCTCGAGGCCGCGCTGGAGAAGGGACAGATCGACGCGTTCGTGCTGAGCCCGCCCGAGGGGCTGAAGATGGCCGACAGTGGCATCGGTGAGGTGTTGCTACGCAACGACGAGATCCCCGAGCTGAAGCAGGTCTGTGGGCTGAGCCTCGTCGTCACCGAGGACTTCGCCCAGCAAAACGGCGACCTCATCAAGAAGGTCACGGCCAGCCTTGCCGACGCCAGCGCCGACATCGACGACGACCCGACCGGCTCCGCAGACTCGGTGCGTGAGGCGTACTACCCGAAGGTCACCAAGCCGCTCATGCGCCAGTCGGTCGACCAGCTCGCGCCAGCGGTCCGCGGCCGAGGACGCATGAACGAGCCGATGATGAGCGCCGCGGTCCGCTTCGTGGAGAAGACCGGCGGACACGGGCTCTCCATCGACGCCGCCTCGGGCAAGGGCGAGTGGTGGACCAACGAGTTCCTACCGAAGGCCGGGTGATCCGGATGCCCCAGCCGACCCCCGCAGGCAGCGCCACCGACGTCGTCGGCGCCGACGAACCCGTCCTGGAGCTGGACGGCGTGCGCAAGACGTTCGTCAGCCCGTCGGGCGAGAGCCTCACCGTCCTCGACGGCATCTCCGTACGGCTCGTGGCGCACCAGTTCACCGTGCTCGTCGGCCCCAGCGGTTGCGGCAAGACCACGCTGCTCGAGGCCGCGGTCGGGTTGAGCACGCCCACGGCGGGCGAGGTGCGTTGCTTCGGCCAGCCACTGACCGAGCTGCGCAAGGACGTCGGGTACATCACCCAGCAGGCGAACCTGTTCCCCTGGTACACGCTGCGCGAGAACGTCGAGCTGCCTCTGCAGCTGCGCGGCGTGGACAAGGCCGAGCGCAGGGACCGGGCGGCGAGGTTCATCGAGATAGCCGGCCTGCAGGGCTTCGACAAGCACTATCCGCACCAGCTGTCCGGCGGCATGCAGAAGCGCGCCTCCATCATCCGCACGCTGATCTACGACCCGCAGGTCGTGCTGATGGACGAGCCGTTCGGCGCGCTCGACGCACAGACCCGGATGATCATGCAGGACTACCTGCTGACGCTCTGGGCGGAGACCGAGTCCACGGTGTTCTTCGTGACGCACGACCTGCACGAGGCCGTGCTGCTCGCCGACAACGTCGTGCTGCTCACCGGCCGGCCGACGAAGGTCAAGGAGGACGTGCCGATCGACCTGGCGCGCCCGCGCAACGTCTTCGAGTCGTACACGATGCCCGGCTTCGTGGACACATACGACCAGATCTGGAACACGTTCAAGAGCGAAGTGCGTGGGAGCGACGCGTGACCGACATCGAGTTCGAGTACGTCAGCGGGATCGTCCAGGAAGAGCTGGGACTGTCCGACATCGAGATCGTCGAGGCGGTCGAGTCCGGGCTGCGCGCACAGGGCCGCGGCGAGACGGTCATCGAGCCGCGGGTGCACATCGAGCCGGGCGCGGAGCTCGGCGGGCACTTCAACGTGCTGCGCGGCTGCATCAAGCCGCTCGGTGTCGCGGGCGTGAAGATCGTCGGCGACTACGTGGACAACTACAAGCGGTCGTTGCCGTCCGAGATGGCGCTGCTCAACCTGTTCGACATGCACACCGGCATGCCGGTTGCCGTGCTCGACGCCACGAGGATCACCGAGATGCGCACCGGCGCGCTGACCGCGGTCGGGGCGAAGTGGCTGGCCCGCCCCGACTCGAAGGTGCTCGGACACATCGGCGCACGCGGTTCGGCGTACTGGAACGTCCGGCTGCTCGACGGGCTGTTCGACTTCGACGAGATCCGGGTGCACTCCCGTCGCCCGGAGAGCCGCAGTGCGTTCGCCGAGCGGCTGTCGAAGGACCTGGGCAAGCCGGTCGTGGCGACCGACGACTGGGAGTCGTGTCTACGCGGCGCGGACGTCGTGGTCGAGGCGTCGCGGCTGCCGCAGCCCGAGCCGCTGCTGCGCACCGAGTGGATCGAGCCGGGCGCGTTCGTGGTGCCGTACGGCACGATGAGCGCCGTGGAGCTGTCGCTGACCGACGTGATGGACAAGATGGTCGTGGACGACTGGGGCCAGTGCCGCACCGGCAAGCTCGGTGCGCTGCGTGCCCACGTCGAGGCCGGCAAGCTCAGCGAGGAGACGCTGCACGCGGAGCTGTGCGAGATCGTCGTCGGGGACGAGCCCGCACGGGAGTCCGCCGACGAGACGATCCTGTTCTGGCACCGCGGCCTGTCGCTGTCCGACATCGCACTCGGGCACGCGTTCCTGACCCGCGCCCGCGAGCTCGGCAACACCACGACGATGCCGCTGGTGCGGCTGCCGTAGCCGGGTTACTGCTGCGACTCCGCGCGGTCGTTCGGCCAGTCGGTGTGGAAGGTGCCCTCGTGGTCGATCCTGCGGTAGGTGTGGGCGCCGAAGTAGTCGCGCTGGCCCTGTACGAGCGCGGCCGGTAGGCGGTCGCGGCGCAGGGCGTCGTAGTAGCTCAGCGCGGACGCGAAGCCGGGTACAGGGATGCCGGCGTTCGCCGCCGCGGCGACCACCCGGCGCCAGGCCTGCTGGCCGTCCGCCGCCGCGTCCCTAAAGTACGGCGCGACCAACAGCGACGGCAGCGCGCCGTGCTCGTCGTACGCCTCCCTGATCCGGTTCAGGAACCTCGCCCTGATGATGCAGCCGCCGCGCCAGATGGTGGCCATCGCGCCGCGGTCGACCGACCAGCCGAACTCGTCCGCCCCGGCCTGGATCTGGTCGAAGCCCTGCGCGTACGCGACCACCTTGGAGGCGTAGAGCGCCTTGCGTACGTCGTCGACGAAGCCGTCGCCGAGCCCGCCCACCCCGCTGGGGCCTGGGAGCACGTCGCGCGCGGCGGCGCGCTGCTCGGGGTGGCCGGACAGCGAGCGCGCGAACACCGCCTCGGCGATGCCGGTGACCGGCACGCCGAGCTCGAGCGCGTTCTGCACGGTCCAGCGGCCGGTGCCCTTCTGCTCCGCCTGGTCGAGCACGACGTCGACGAACGGCTTGCCGGTGGCGGCGTCCACGTGGCCAAGCACCTCGGCGGTGATCTCGATGAGGAACGACTCGAGGTCGCCGGAGTTCCACTCGCGGAACACGTCCGCCAGGTCGGCGGGGGCCATGCCGAGGCCGGAACGCAGCAGGTCGTACGCCTCGGCGATCAGCTGCATGTCCGCGTACTCGATGCCGTTGTGCACCATCTTCACGAAGTGCCCGGCGCCGTCCGCACCGACGTGCGTGCAGCAGGGCGTGCCGTCGACCTGGGCGGCGATCTTCTCGAACAGCGGGCCGAGCGCGTCGTACGACGCAGGCGAACCGCCGGGCATGATGCTCGGTCCGAGCAGCGCGCCCTCCTCACCGCCAGAGACACCGGTGCCGACGAAGTGCAGGCCGTGCTCGCGCAGCTGCCGCTCGCGCCGGATGGTGTCCTGGAACCAGGCGTTGCCGCCGTCGATGACGATGTCGCCGCGGTCGAGCAGCGGCACCAGCTGGTCGATGACCGCGTCGGTGGGCGCGCCCGCCTGCACCATGACGAGCACCCGGCGCGGTCGCTCCAGCGAGCCGACGAACTCCTCCAGCGACGTGGCCGGGAGGAACGTGCCCTCGTGGCCGAACTGCTCGACCAGCTCGGTGGTACGCGTAGGCGTACGGTTGTGCACCGCCACGCTGAACCCGTTCCTGGCCAGGTTCCGCGCCAGGTTGCGGCCCATGACCGCGAGCCCGGTTACCCCGACAACCGCCGTTTCCGCCATTTTCGCTGCCTCCTCGTCGTACCGGCCACCACCAGCCTCCCGCATACTATGCGGCGCGCTCTCATGCGCCGACCGGCGGCGCAGGTAGGGTGAGCCGCGAACGGGCACCTCGGACACGCGAGCGGGGGAGGGAAGCATGACGCAGACGCGTCCCGACGATCGCAGCCTCGGCCAGCTGGTCGCAGACGCGACGGCGCAGGTGCAGACGCTGGTCAAGGCGGAGATCGCGCTCGCCAAGGCGGAGCTTGCGCACGATGCGAAGAAGGCGGGGATCGGTGCCGGCCTGTTCGGTGGCGCCGGGTTCTTCGCATATATCGCTTTGCTGTTCCTGTCCGTGGCGGCCGGCTTCGGTCTGCACGCCCTCGGCCTTGGCTACGGCTGGTCGTTCCTCATCGTCGGCGGCGCCTACCTGCTGCTCGCCGCGATCCTCGGCCTGGCGGGCAAGGCGCACCTGGACAAGATGACCAAGGCCGCCCGCACCAAGCGGACCATCCAGGACGACGTGGAGTGGGCGAAGTCGCTGAAGACCCAGCTGGCCTCGCCGCCTGAGCAGGAGCAGCTGCCACCGACGGACGGGCGTCCCGCCGTCGAGGCGCCGAAGCAGTAGCCCAGGCGGCCGGTCAGTCGCAGGTCTCGGTGCTGACCTCGGCGGTGGCGCCGCGGGCCTTCTTCGCCGCCGACCTGACCTCGTCCGCCGTCAGTACGTAGCCGGTCTGCTCGTCGTCGACCGCGGCGGCGAAGACCACGCCGTACACCTCGCCGTCCGGGCTGAGCAGCGGACCGCCCGAGTTGCCCGGCCGTACCATCGCACGGACCGCGTACACCTCGCGGATGGTCTCCGTGCGCTGGTAGATGTCCGGTCCGCGCGCGGCCTCCTTGGACCTGATCCTGGCGCTGCCCACGGTCAGCGGGCCGCCGCTCGGGTGGCCGGCGACCACGGCGGAGTCGCCACGTTCGGCCGTGCGGTCGAAGTCCAGCGCCGGCCGCTGCAGGCCGGGCACGTACAGCACGGCGACGTCCCGCTGCGAGTCGAAGAGCACCACCCGCGCGTCGTACTGCTGGCCACCGACCAGGACGTGCGGGTTCTTCACCCCGGCGAGGACGTGCGCGTTGGTCATCACGTGGTTCGGCGAGTAGACGAACCCGGAACCGTCGATCCGCCGGGAGCACTGCGGCGCGGAGCCCTCGACCAGGACGACGCTGCCGAGCGCGCGGCGCACCTCCCTGGTGTCCGCGACGTCGGGGTCCGGCGGACGGACCTCGACCGTGCGCCGCGGCCCCAGGCCGTTGAACACCTGCGGGAACGCGGACTGGTCCACCACCCGGCGGAAGTCCCTGAACCACCCGCGAGCGACGTCGGGCATCATCCCGTCGACCATGCGGAGCACGGCGGAGTGCCGCACCTGGGACGCGAGCGCGGGGAACGGTCCCTGCACTGCGGCGGTGCCCACCAGCCAGGCGACGAGCAACAGCGCGACCACCGAGAGCGCCGAGCCGCAGACCGCGTCGACCGCCTTGGCGGACTGCCACCTGATCCGGTTACGCAGCACGTAGCCGATGCCAGACGCGACCAACTGCCCCGCGGCGGCGAGCGCGAACACGCAGGCCACCGCGATCATCGACCGCCCGGTGCCAGGCCCGGCGAGCGCCGTCGACACCGGCGCCGCGATGCTGGCGCCGAGCGCGCCACCGCCGAAGAACCCGACCAGGCTGAAGAAACCGGTCACCAAGCCCTGCCGATACCCGGCGATGGCGAACACCAGAACGAGCACGCCGAGCACGAGGTCGAGGAAGTCACCGGTCACCCCGGCACCGTACCCGAGCGAGCTGAGGACGCCGTGCCACGCACGCCCAGCCGGCGGTACGGACGGTGACGGCAACTGCGCAAGGTCACGCCGCGGCTCGGCCGCGGCCGGTCATACCGGTGCGGGCTGCTCGCCACGTACCGCGACGCTGCCGAGATGGGTGAACTCGGCGGTGATCTGCTCCCCGGGCCGCACGGGTACCGCGTCGGTGAGACCGCCGGTCAGCACCAGCCAGCCGGGTTCGAGCGCGTGGCCGCGCTCCGCCAGCCGGTTGGCGGCGAGCGCGAGCGCCTCCGCCGGATGGCCCTGCACCGCCGCTCCCGTCGCCGTGTCGGCGACCTCGCCGCCGACCTGCAGCACGCACGCCTCGGTGGCCAGGTCGAGCTCGCGCGGCGACAGCCCGCGCGGATGCACGTACACCCTGGCGGACGACGCGTTGTCCGCCAGGACGTCGGGCAGCTCGAACCTGAAGTCGGCGAACCGGGAGTCGATGACCTCCACCCCCTCGTGCACCGACGCCACCGCGTCGAGCGCCACTGCCGCGGTCACGCTCGGGCCGGCCAACCGCTTGCCCATGACGAACACGATCTCCGGCTCGATCCGCGGGTGGATGAGCTCGGCCATCGGCAGTGGCTCACCCTCGGCGAGCACCATCGCGTCGGTGAGCCACGCGGTCAGCGGCGCGGAGATCCCCATCCGCAGCTGCTTCGCGCGCGAGGTCAGCCCGAGCTTCACACCCACGATCCGCTCCCCCGCGGCCACCTTGTGCTGGACCAACAGGTCCTGCGTGCGGTACGCGTCGGCCATCGAGAAGTCCGGCCAGTCGTCGGTGAAAGGCGCGCGCTCGCGTACGTCGGCCTCCGCCTGGTACAGCTCAGCCGCAACGGTCGCTACGGTCCATCCGGACGTTGCCATCGCTTTCCTCTCCCTCGTCGATGCTCAGGCAGCCGACGCGTGGCTGCAGGTGACGTTGCCGAGCTGGTTGAACATGGCCATGACCGTGTCGCCGGGGCCGGACGGCACAGCGGCGGTGATGGAGCCGGGCAGCACCACCATGCCGGCCGCCAGTGGCACACCCAGGCTGCCCAGCTTGTTGGCCAGCCACGCCACCGACGTCGCCGGGGAACCCAGCGTCGCCGCACCCGCGCCCGTACCGACCAGCTCGCCGTTGCGGTACAGGTTGCAGCCCATCAGCCGCAGGTCGCCGGCCGCCGTGAGCGGCGTCGGCCGGCTGCCGAGCACTACCCCGGCGGACGACGCGTGATCCGCGATGGTGTCGACGAGCGAGATCCGCCAGTCCTCGATCCGCGAGTCGATGACCTCGAGGGCCGGCAGCACGTAGTCGGTGGCGGACAACACGTCGGCGGTGGTGACGCCGGGTCCGGTGAGCGTCCGGCCGAGCACGAACGCGACCTCCGGCTCCACCCGGCCCTGGATCAGCGTCCCGCCGACCGGCGTCGACTGGTCGAGGAACATGTCACTGCTCAGCTGCGCGTAGTCGGGTTGGTCGACGCCGAGCTGACGCTGCATGGCCGCCGAGGTGAGCCCGATCTTGTAGCCCTTGACCAGGTGCCCCTCCGCCAGCCGCAGCCGCAGCAGCTCAGACTGCACGGCGTACGCGTCGTCCACGGTGAGCTCGGGGAACCGCTCGGTGAGCGGGGGCACCGGCACGCGGTCCCGGCGCGCCCGGTCGAGTTCCGCTGCGAGCTGCTCGATCTGCTGTGACATGGCCTCTTCCTGGTCAGTTCTCGGCTGGCACGGACGGACGTTCGGTCATGCTCACCAGCGCCCGGCCGCGGGTCTCGGGCAGGAAGAGCAAGACGATGACACCGGCGATGAAGTAGAACCCCGCGGTGGCGGCGATGCCCATCCCCACGCCGAACGAGCCGGCGAGGAACCCGACCATGGCCGGCGCCAACGCGCTGACGGCGCGGCCGGTGTTGTAGATGAACCCCTGGGCGAACGCCCTGATCTCGTCGGGAAGAGCTCCGCGAAGGTCGGCCCGAAGCCGGAGTAGAAGCCGGTGCCCACCAGCGCCATCACGGCACCGAACACGAGCATCAACGTGGCGTTGTCGATCGCGAGGAACACTGGCACGGAGACGACCGCGGCGGCGAAGTACGCGACGAAGGCGAGCTTGCGGCCGATCCGATCGGCCACGTAGCCGAACGAGATGAAGCCGACCGCGGCGCCGACCTGCATGACCACGATCCAGGTGGTGGACGCCAGGATGCCCATCCCCCGGCCGCCGTCGGCGACCGGCGACGCGAGGTAGTTCGGGATCCAGGTGAACAGCCCCCAGTAGCCGCACATCGCCGCCGAGGTGAAGGCGAGGCAGACCACGAGTGCCTTCGGCTGTGCGGTCGCCAGCAGCCGCTCGGTCCGAATCGGGCCGAGCCGCTCCTTGGCCTGCTGCCACATCTGGGGCTCCTCGGTCTGCCTGCGCACCCACAGCGCGAATAGGGCGGGCAGCACCCCGGCGAAGAACGCCCAGCGCCAACCGGCGAGCGGCACGACCACGGCGGCGACGAGCGCAGCGAGCGCGTACCCGGTCGCGAACGCGCTCTGCACCCATGCCAGCACCTTGCCGCGGTGCCTGGCCGGCCAGGTCTCGGCGACGAGCGCCGTACCCGCACCCCACTCGCCGCCGACGCCCAGCCCGACGACGACGCGGCGGCCAGCAGCGTCCCCATCCCCGTGCTGAGCCCGCACAGGACGGTGCCGATCGAGTAGCAGAGGATGCTCGCCACCATGGCTCGGGTACGCCCGAGCCGGTCCGCGACGAAGCCGAAGACCATGCCGCCGAACGCCGACGCCAGCAACGTGCACGAGGCGACCATCCCCGCGCCCGCCCGGTCCGAGCCGAACTCCGCGATGACGTGGCCGAGCACCATCGAGAAGATCATCAGATCCATCACGTCGAGTGCCCAGCCGCGATAGGCGGCCCGGAACGCCCGCCACTGGTTCTTCGTCGCTCCCCGGTACCAACGCGTGCTGGGTGTGACTGCGTCGTTGCTTGTCTGCATCCCTGGTCCCTCTCGTACGGCCCAGCAAGTCGTCTCTTTCAACGAGACGGTTGGATCACCTGTCGTGACGGCAGCCAGGAACTTAACACATTCCTCGACAGTTGTCTCGATTGACGATCCTTCTGTATCGTCTAGCGCGACACAGTCGGCCAGCCGGTGCCCCGGCGCCGTGGAGGGAGACCCATCACCGTGACGTTGCGGACCTTCGTGCTCCTCGAGGACACCCTGCCCAGGGCCGCCCACCCCGTGTACCTGCCCGGTGGCAGACGCGCCCTCTACGTCCGCACCGGCTCGGTCGGCGTCGGCGACGAGACCGGCAGCCAGTTCCTGTGGGCGGGCAGCGCCCTCGTCCAGCAGGGCGAGGCCACGCTGCAGCCGGGCGAGGACGACGCCGTCGTCTGGCGCTGGGAGCTCGCCGACGACGACTCGTACGGCCCGGAACACTTCGCTCTCCGCTCCGCGCCGCAGACGACGACCGAGGTCAAGCTCGTCACCACCGTCGACCTCGACGACCGCTACACCTGGCTGATGCGCTGCGACACCGTCGCCTTCCCGCCCGGCGGCGCGGCGCTCACGCACCTGCACCAGGGCCCCGGCATCCGGATCACGCTCGACGGCGAGATCACCATCGAGACCGAAGGCACCCGCAGCGTCTACCGTGCCGGCGAGGCGTGGGCGGAGAAGGGCGTGCTGCCGGTCTACGCGCCCACCTGGGAACAGGCGCCCACCGAGTTCGTGCGCTGTTTCCTGCTGCCCAAGCACAACAAGGGCGTCAGCTCGCTGCGGATCGTCGACGAAGCGGACCAGGCGTTGCCGAACACGCAGAAGTACCGCGTACTGTCCGAACGCGTACTCACCTGACGCACGAACGGAACGAGGGCTCGATGCCGGCCGACCACGCCGAGACGGACCTGGACACCGCGGCGCTGCTGCCGCTGATGATCCTCGAGACGGTACTCAGCTCGCAGGACTCCTGGGGCGTGACGGAGCTCGCGCACGAGCTCGGCCTGCCGAAGGCCAGGGTGCACCGGCATCTCGCCAAGCTCCGGCAGGGCGGCTACCTGGCCCAGCACCCGGACACCCGGCGCTACGAACCCGGCTGGCGACTGGTGCTGCTCGGCCAGCGCATCCAGGGCAGGGCGCCGCTGGTCACGCTCGCGCAGCCGGTGATGGCGCGGCTGCGCGACGCGGTACGGCAGACGATCGTGCTCTCCCAGCTCACCGACACTGGCGTCACGGTGACCGAGGTGCTGCCCGGTGGCTCGCCGATCGACGTCGTGCTCAAGCCGGGCACCCAGTTCATGTACAACAGCAGCGCGCAGGGCAAGGTCGCGCTGGCCTTCGGGACCCCGGAGCAGGTGGCGAATTGGGGCGCCCTCATCGACGAGGAGCGCACGCCTGAGACCATCACCGACCCGGCCGAGCTGTGGGCCCAGGTGGACGAGGTGCGCACGAACGGCTGGGCGACCGGCCCGGAGGAGACGTACCGGGGCATCAACGCGGTCGCTGCACCGGTGCTCACCCACGACGGCACGCTCGCCGCGACGCTCGCGATCGTCGCGTCCATCCACTACCTGCCCGCGCCGCCGCCGAACGACGCCGTCGAGCTGCTCACCGCGGCGGCCCGCGACCTCTCCAGCGACCTCGGCTTCGGCCGCGGTGACCGAACACGCACCTCAACCGAAGGGCACGCCCATGCCAATCTTGCAGCTGACGCTGGTCCAAGGACGTGACGAGGAGACCATCCAGAACTGCGTCCGCGAGGTCGCGCGCACTGTGGCCCGTACCCTCGACGCGCCGCTGTCGACCGTACGGATCGCGGTGCAGGAGGTGCCGCCCACCCGCTTCGCCGTCGGCGACGAGCTGAAGAGCGACGCATGACGGCCGGCCGCGCAAGAGCCGCCATCATCGGCTCAGGCAACATCGGCACCGACCTGATGATGAAGGTCGCCCGGCTCTCCGACACGCTCGAGGTGGCGGCGATGGTCGGTATCGACCCGGACTCCGACGGGTTGCGCCGGGCCGCACGGATGGGCGTGGTGACCACCCACGAAGGCGTCGACGGGCTGATCGGCATGCCCGGGTTCGACGCGATCGACGTGGTGTTCGACGCCACCTCGGCGGCCGCGCACGCGAAGAACGCTGCAGCGCTCGAGCCGTACGGCAAGCAGCTGGTCGACCTGACGCCGGCCGCGCTCGGCCCGTACGTCGTGCCGGTCGTGAACCTGGACGCCCACCTGGGCGCGTCGAACGTCAACATGGTCACCTGCGGCGGGCAGGCCACCATCCCCGTCGTCGCCGCGGTCGGCGCCGTCACGCCCGTCGACTACGCGGAGATCGTCGCGTCGATCGCGTCGAAGTCGGCCGGCCCTGGCACCCGGGCGAACATCGACGAGTTCACCGAGACCACCAGCCGCGCGATCGAGCAGGTCGGCGGGGCCGCCAAGGGCAAGGCGATCATCGTGCTCAACCCGGCCGAGCCACCGCTGATCATGCGCGACACGGTGCTGTGCGTCACCGCGCAGCTGGACGCGGACCAGCGGCAGCAGGTGCGCGCCTCGGTGGAGCGGATGGTCGCGGCGGTGGCCGAGTACGTGCCCGGCTACCGATTGAAACAGCAGGTGCAGTTCACCGCGCT
The Streptosporangiales bacterium DNA segment above includes these coding regions:
- a CDS encoding ornithine cyclodeaminase family protein; this translates as MTDIEFEYVSGIVQEELGLSDIEIVEAVESGLRAQGRGETVIEPRVHIEPGAELGGHFNVLRGCIKPLGVAGVKIVGDYVDNYKRSLPSEMALLNLFDMHTGMPVAVLDATRITEMRTGALTAVGAKWLARPDSKVLGHIGARGSAYWNVRLLDGLFDFDEIRVHSRRPESRSAFAERLSKDLGKPVVATDDWESCLRGADVVVEASRLPQPEPLLRTEWIEPGAFVVPYGTMSAVELSLTDVMDKMVVDDWGQCRTGKLGALRAHVEAGKLSEETLHAELCEIVVGDEPARESADETILFWHRGLSLSDIALGHAFLTRARELGNTTTMPLVRLP
- a CDS encoding helix-turn-helix domain-containing protein — its product is MPADHAETDLDTAALLPLMILETVLSSQDSWGVTELAHELGLPKARVHRHLAKLRQGGYLAQHPDTRRYEPGWRLVLLGQRIQGRAPLVTLAQPVMARLRDAVRQTIVLSQLTDTGVTVTEVLPGGSPIDVVLKPGTQFMYNSSAQGKVALAFGTPEQVANWGALIDEERTPETITDPAELWAQVDEVRTNGWATGPEETYRGINAVAAPVLTHDGTLAATLAIVASIHYLPAPPPNDAVELLTAAARDLSSDLGFGRGDRTRTSTEGHAHANLAADAGPRT
- a CDS encoding 4-oxalocrotonate tautomerase, encoding MPILQLTLVQGRDEETIQNCVREVARTVARTLDAPLSTVRIAVQEVPPTRFAVGDELKSDA
- a CDS encoding 4-oxalocrotonate decarboxylase is translated as MATSGWTVATVAAELYQAEADVRERAPFTDDWPDFSMADAYRTQDLLVQHKVAAGERIVGVKLGLTSRAKQLRMGISAPLTAWLTDAMVLAEGEPLPMAELIHPRIEPEIVFVMGKRLAGPSVTAAVALDAVASVHEGVEVIDSRFADFRFELPDVLADNASSARVYVHPRGLSPRELDLATEACVLQVGGEVADTATGAAVQGHPAEALALAANRLAERGHALEPGWLVLTGGLTDAVPVRPGEQITAEFTHLGSVAVRGEQPAPV
- a CDS encoding acetaldehyde dehydrogenase (acetylating), producing MTAGRARAAIIGSGNIGTDLMMKVARLSDTLEVAAMVGIDPDSDGLRRAARMGVVTTHEGVDGLIGMPGFDAIDVVFDATSAAAHAKNAAALEPYGKQLVDLTPAALGPYVVPVVNLDAHLGASNVNMVTCGGQATIPVVAAVGAVTPVDYAEIVASIASKSAGPGTRANIDEFTETTSRAIEQVGGAAKGKAIIVLNPAEPPLIMRDTVLCVTAQLDADQRQQVRASVERMVAAVAEYVPGYRLKQQVQFTALEAGEPLHTMAGGSPGLSADAAEARTKVSVFLEVEGAAHYLPAYAGNLDIMTSAALRVGERLAARHGEEVSA
- the gndA gene encoding NADP-dependent phosphogluconate dehydrogenase encodes the protein MAETAVVGVTGLAVMGRNLARNLARNGFSVAVHNRTPTRTTELVEQFGHEGTFLPATSLEEFVGSLERPRRVLVMVQAGAPTDAVIDQLVPLLDRGDIVIDGGNAWFQDTIRRERQLREHGLHFVGTGVSGGEEGALLGPSIMPGGSPASYDALGPLFEKIAAQVDGTPCCTHVGADGAGHFVKMVHNGIEYADMQLIAEAYDLLRSGLGMAPADLADVFREWNSGDLESFLIEITAEVLGHVDAATGKPFVDVVLDQAEQKGTGRWTVQNALELGVPVTGIAEAVFARSLSGHPEQRAAARDVLPGPSGVGGLGDGFVDDVRKALYASKVVAYAQGFDQIQAGADEFGWSVDRGAMATIWRGGCIIRARFLNRIREAYDEHGALPSLLVAPYFRDAAADGQQAWRRVVAAAANAGIPVPGFASALSYYDALRRDRLPAALVQGQRDYFGAHTYRRIDHEGTFHTDWPNDRAESQQ
- a CDS encoding 2-keto-4-pentenoate hydratase, which translates into the protein MSQQIEQLAAELDRARRDRVPVPPLTERFPELTVDDAYAVQSELLRLRLAEGHLVKGYKIGLTSAAMQRQLGVDQPDYAQLSSDMFLDQSTPVGGTLIQGRVEPEVAFVLGRTLTGPGVTTADVLSATDYVLPALEVIDSRIEDWRISLVDTIADHASSAGVVLGSRPTPLTAAGDLRLMGCNLYRNGELVGTGAGAATLGSPATSVAWLANKLGSLGVPLAAGMVVLPGSITAAVPSGPGDTVMAMFNQLGNVTCSHASAA
- a CDS encoding MarP family serine protease — translated: MTGDFLDLVLGVLVLVFAIAGYRQGLVTGFFSLVGFFGGGALGASIAAPVSTALAGPGTGRSMIAVACVFALAAAGQLVASGIGYVLRNRIRWQSAKAVDAVCGSALSVVALLLVAWLVGTAAVQGPFPALASQVRHSAVLRMVDGMMPDVARGWFRDFRRVVDQSAFPQVFNGLGPRRTVEVRPPDPDVADTREVRRALGSVVLVEGSAPQCSRRIDGSGFVYSPNHVMTNAHVLAGVKNPHVLVGGQQYDARVVLFDSQRDVAVLYVPGLQRPALDFDRTAERGDSAVVAGHPSGGPLTVGSARIRSKEAARGPDIYQRTETIREVYAVRAMVRPGNSGGPLLSPDGEVYGVVFAAAVDDEQTGYVLTADEVRSAAKKARGATAEVSTETCD
- a CDS encoding ATP-binding cassette domain-containing protein, translating into MPQPTPAGSATDVVGADEPVLELDGVRKTFVSPSGESLTVLDGISVRLVAHQFTVLVGPSGCGKTTLLEAAVGLSTPTAGEVRCFGQPLTELRKDVGYITQQANLFPWYTLRENVELPLQLRGVDKAERRDRAARFIEIAGLQGFDKHYPHQLSGGMQKRASIIRTLIYDPQVVLMDEPFGALDAQTRMIMQDYLLTLWAETESTVFFVTHDLHEAVLLADNVVLLTGRPTKVKEDVPIDLARPRNVFESYTMPGFVDTYDQIWNTFKSEVRGSDA
- a CDS encoding phage holin family protein, with product MTQTRPDDRSLGQLVADATAQVQTLVKAEIALAKAELAHDAKKAGIGAGLFGGAGFFAYIALLFLSVAAGFGLHALGLGYGWSFLIVGGAYLLLAAILGLAGKAHLDKMTKAARTKRTIQDDVEWAKSLKTQLASPPEQEQLPPTDGRPAVEAPKQ